The Streptomyces sp. NBC_00224 genome has a window encoding:
- a CDS encoding oxidoreductase, with product MELNLAGKTAVVTGASRGVGLAITRQLIAEGVRVVGAARTITAELKEVGAHPVAVDLSTPEGAQELGAQALAALGGVDILVNNLGGGDTFTLDGFLATDDALWAQGFEVNLFGTVRVTRRLLPSILERRGSVVNISSMSARLPGTGPIEYGAAKAGLNAFGKALSEEFGPRGVRVNTVSPGPTRTGMWEDDDSFGARLAEANGVGHRDFVSAVPAAMGMTTGRMVEPDEVAAVVAFLASDRAASITGADYVVEGGGIKTV from the coding sequence ATGGAGCTCAACCTCGCCGGGAAGACGGCAGTCGTCACAGGGGCAAGCCGAGGCGTCGGCCTCGCGATCACGCGGCAGCTCATCGCAGAAGGCGTCCGGGTCGTCGGCGCGGCCCGCACGATCACCGCCGAACTGAAGGAGGTCGGCGCCCACCCGGTCGCGGTCGACCTGAGTACGCCCGAAGGTGCCCAGGAGTTGGGGGCGCAGGCGCTCGCGGCACTCGGCGGGGTGGACATCCTGGTCAACAACCTCGGCGGCGGAGACACCTTCACTCTGGACGGGTTCCTCGCGACCGACGACGCCCTGTGGGCGCAGGGCTTCGAGGTCAACCTCTTCGGGACGGTCCGGGTCACCCGCCGACTGCTGCCGAGCATCCTGGAGCGGCGCGGTTCGGTGGTGAACATATCGTCGATGTCCGCCCGTCTGCCGGGCACGGGCCCGATCGAGTACGGCGCCGCGAAGGCGGGCCTCAACGCGTTCGGCAAGGCGCTGTCCGAGGAGTTCGGGCCGCGGGGCGTACGCGTGAACACCGTCTCTCCCGGCCCGACGCGTACGGGCATGTGGGAGGACGACGACAGCTTCGGCGCCCGCCTCGCCGAGGCGAACGGCGTCGGCCACCGCGACTTCGTGTCCGCCGTGCCCGCGGCGATGGGTATGACCACCGGCCGCATGGTCGAGCCCGACGAGGTCGCGGCCGTCGTCGCGTTCCTTGCCTCCGACCGCGCGGCCAGCATCACGGGCGCCGACTACGTCGTTGAGGGCGGCGGCATCAAGACGGTGTGA
- a CDS encoding TetR/AcrR family transcriptional regulator, with the protein MGRPKQFDPDVAVERAMSVFWRKGYAATTPQDLVDELGIGKGSLYNTFGSKHALFEKALARYRDSQAEWLAELLDHPGTAKDRLRGALEALVELDLGDPDRRGCMAVNAAAESAPSDAETADTVRKMFARTESAFRATVEEGQRAGEIDSGRDAATLAAWLLATVIGMRVLAKTAEDATQLRRVVDAVMGSL; encoded by the coding sequence ATGGGCAGGCCGAAGCAGTTCGATCCGGACGTGGCGGTGGAGCGCGCGATGAGCGTGTTCTGGCGCAAGGGGTACGCGGCGACGACGCCGCAGGACCTCGTGGACGAGCTCGGCATCGGCAAGGGCAGCCTGTACAACACCTTCGGCAGCAAGCACGCGTTGTTCGAGAAGGCGCTCGCCCGCTACCGCGACTCGCAGGCCGAGTGGCTGGCGGAACTCCTCGACCACCCCGGCACGGCGAAGGACCGGCTGCGGGGCGCGCTCGAAGCGCTGGTCGAGCTCGACCTGGGCGATCCGGACCGGCGCGGCTGCATGGCGGTCAACGCCGCTGCCGAGTCGGCCCCTTCGGATGCCGAGACGGCCGACACCGTACGCAAGATGTTCGCGCGTACGGAGAGCGCCTTCCGCGCGACCGTCGAGGAAGGCCAGCGGGCCGGTGAGATCGACAGCGGCCGCGACGCGGCGACACTGGCCGCCTGGCTGCTCGCGACGGTGATCGGCATGCGTGTACTGGCGAAGACCGCCGAGGATGCCACGCAGTTGCGGCGGGTCGTGGATGCGGTGATGGGGTCGTTGTAG